CGAGCCTGATTGTCGGGCAGGAGCTCTAGGTGTACCTCTCGGAAGGTTACAGGTTCGCCCCCCGATAGGTCGGTCAGTTCTGGTAGTGTCAGGTTTTGGAGCCGCTTTTTCACAAGTTCGGCATCAAACGCCTGGTTAATCGCTGCTTCACTCAAGGTAACCTGGGCAACAGCCTGGGTGGGGTGCTTCAGGCGAATGGTGCCGCTCAAGACCGAACGAAAGTCGATTGCCACTGCATCGGTCTCAAAGGTCATTTCTTCTACTTGGAAGTCCTTGCGAATGACTAGACCCCGACCCTGCATCTTGAAGCTATCAATACTCCCTTGCAAAATTTTGCTGGAGGGGAAACAACGAACGACGACATCCACTGCATCGCAGCGAGTAAACAGGTGACGAATGGATTGACTGGCAACCGCATTGAGTACCTGCTCGCCGAAGTCTGTCCCAGGGGGCGTTGTTAAACCAGTTAGGGCACCAAACATGTCACTTTGCAAATGGAACTCATGCCCTATTTGTAACAAAATATTAAGGAACTGGCAATTGCTGACGGTTTAGCCAGGTGCAGAGCGGCGATCGCGGGTCTTTGGTATGATGGACATCCGAGGGGCAAACCCCGCTGTTCCATGGGGTCAAAAGAACTTCAAGTGTGGTTGTTCAAGCAGTCTGTGAGCCTGAGATGACCCTAAGCCTCTGCATGATTGTCAAGGATGAAGCCCAGAACCTGCCCCATTGTCTGGCGAGTGTGCGGGCAGTGGTGGATGAGATGGTGGTACTGGACACCGGTTCTAGGGATGGGACACCGGAGATTGCCCAAGCACAGGGTGCCAGGGTTTATGACTTTGCGTGGGGTGATGATTTTGCTGCCGCCCGCAATGCGGCACTGAAGTATGTCCAGGGTGATTGGGTGTTGGTGCTGGATGCGGATGAAGTCCTGTTACCCGAAATCATTCCTGCCCTCAAAAAAGTGATTCAGCATCCCCACTATTTGTTGGTGAATTTACTGCGTCAAGAGGTGGGGGCGGGGCAGTCTCCCTACTCACTGGTTCCCCGATTGTTTCGCCATCATCCAGCGGTGCATTTTTCCCGCCCCTATCACGAAAGTGTAGAAGAAAGCATTGCCCAAATGCGGCAGCGGGAACCCCAGTGGCAACTGCGCTATTTGCCTCAGGTGTCAATTCTGCATTCTGGGTATCAACCGACGGCGATCGCCGCTCGGAATAAGTTGAACCGTGGGCGCTCGATCATGGAAGCCTATTTAGCAACCCATCCGGGGGATGCCTACCTCTGTAGCAAGCTCGGGGCACTCTACGTCCAGAGTGGTGCCTTAAAGCGGGGGATCACCCTCTTGAAGCAGGGATTGGAGGCAGCTCCCACGGAGGCAGCTACGATCTACGAATTGCACTACCACTTGGGAATTGCCTACACCCAGTACCCGCATCCAGAGCAAGCCACCGCTCACTATCAGGCAGCTCTCCAGCAGGGTATTCCCGCCCATCTGAAGCTGGGAGCCTACAATAACTGGGGGAGCCTGTTGAAGGATCAGGGCGATCTAACAGCTGCTCAAACCGCATTTGAAGCCGCCCTGGAGATTGACCCTGGGTTTGCCATCGGCCACAACAATCTGGGGCTGACCCTGAAGGCTCTGGGAAATCTACCCGCGGCGATCGCCCACTATCAGGAAGCCATTCGCCTCAAGCCCGACTATGCCGAGGCTCACCAAAATCTAGCCGTGATTCTGTTGAAGTTAGGCCAGGTTGCAGACAGCTTGGCTGCGTTTCGTCAGGCGATCGCATTACATCAACAACAGGGGTCGCCAGAGGCCGAACGGTTACGCCAGGGGATCACATCCATGGGGCTACCCTTGTAACCAGTTGGGACTTGGGCTGGGCAACCGTTCCACTTGGGATGGATTAAAGGGGAGGAATCGACTGTGTCAGCTTCTAGTGAATTATCCCCAGCGGGTGCGGGTTACACCCTGCCAGTTTTTGCCTGTGCCGCCGCGATCGCAGCTTTAAAGTATTTACTCCAGCCCCAGTCCCTGCGTGAGGTGACCGTTAACCTGGTGGAACCAGCCGTAAGCGTTGAGATTCCCATTGAGCAGGTTGCTGGCTTACCCGATGGCTCGGTGCTGGCCATCACCCGCAGTGAACCCGGAGCCAACCTCGATCTCACCCGCCACACCCCCCGTGTGGGCCTTGGTGCAGTGGCAAGCTGAGGAGACGGGAGACCTGCTGCAAATCCGGGGGGGAGAGGGAATCGGAACCGTGGAGACAGAGGGGGGGAGAGCCGCCATTTATGCCTATGCCCAAAGACTGCTGCGAGAGAATTTGAGCGGCATCCTGCCACCCGATCGCGGGATCACCGTCACCCTGATTCTGCCAGAGGGGCGATCGCTGGCGATGCGGACAGCCAATGCCGCCTTCGGCGTTGTCGAGGGGCTTTCACTGCTGGGCACCACGGGCATTTCCCAACCCCTGAGTGCGCCCGCGCAATTGGCTGACTTTCGGTCTGAACTCCAGCAAAAAGCAGGCCAATATAAAACGCTGGTCTTCTGCGTCGGTGAGAATGGTTTAGATCTCGCGCTCCAGCTGGGGATAGAGGCCGATCTCCGCCTCAAAACTGCCAACTGGCTGGGGCCATTGTTGGTGGAAGCCGGGTTGCAAAAAGTGGAGGCGATCTTGCTCTTTGGCTACCATGGCAAATTATTGAAACTTGCTGGTAACATCTTTCATACCCATCACCATGTGGCCGATGCCCGTCTCGAAATCCTTACCGCTCACTGTGCCAACCTGGGATTGCCCCCCAGGGAACTCCAGACGATTTTTGCCAGCGCGACCGCGGAAGATGCTCTCAACCATTTACGGGAACTGGATGTCCACACCAATCGTTCCTGGGTAAGCCGGGTCTATGGGGCGATCGCAGATCGCATTGATCAACGGTCTCAAGCCTATATCTACACCCACAGTGAACAGTCCGTCGCCATCGGTTGCCTACTGTTCGATCGTCGCCGTCAGGTGATTGTCACCAGTGAAAGGGGATCGGTGCTGCTCCGGCAGATGACCAGATCCTAGTTGTCAACAAGGATACACCGTGCCAATCATACAAAATGATAGGGCGGCAGGGCTTCACTCCGTTGTAACTGCCAATGGGGACTCAGGGTTTGCCACACCTGGAGCTGCTGATCTAGGGTTGGCTCCAGGGCGAGATCGATCAGAAGATAGAATCGCTCCCCCTGATCCTGAACTTCCCCGGCTCTTAGATCGGGGTAAAATTGGGCGATCGCAGCGATCACGGCTTGCCGCTCCTCGATCTGTTGCTGCTGTTGGGCCAGTTGGGTTTGGTAGCGCTGTTTTTTAGCTAGAAAATACTCTCGCCCCTGCCCCACCTCAGGAGCACTGGGTGGGGCAGGGGCGAAGGGCTGCGGGATCAACTTCAAGATGTATTCTGCTTTCCCAGCAACGCTGGCGAGTTTCTCCAGGTAATCCTGCCGATGGGAGTCCAGATAGCTCAACAGCGCCTCACAGGAACCAAAACGAGTTCCAAATCGCAGCGGTAGTAGCGGAATTTGCGCAAACAATTCCCGTAGGACGCGATCGTGGGAGACGACCGCCTGGATCAATTGCTGATCTTCCTCGGGCAAGCCATCGGGGAATAGCGCTGGTTCTACCACCGCCGCGATCTCTCCCTGACTGATCAACGCCACCGGGTTAGCAAAGCCTGCGGGGAACCTGAGGGGCGTTGTTGGGGTGTGGCAAAAAGCGTAGGTATACATCCAACCTATCCTCGGACGCTGTCAATTTTTAGTTGATGAACCAAGCGGCTTAGAGGGGGTAATTTTATGAGGATTTTCTACCCCTCAAAAAATTCTTGACAGACTACTAAAGCCTTGATTGGCACCCCATTAACGACAGGGGACTACCACTGCTGCCACTTCTCAGCTTGTAGGTTAACATGCACCGCTAGCTAAGTGCATCGTTAATGCCGTCAACGGGTAAACCACGCCACTTTCTGGGATGGCTAATGTCACCAGAGTGCCCCAACATTTTAGAGGATGTTTTAAAACGTCTTCCTGGGTGTATCCAACCACTCTGACCACCTAGAGACCGCTACGACAGAATCAGGGTTTATGGATTTTAGATTGCACCACTGAGTCGTATTTGAGGCTCGACCTGACCCTTTTAAAACATCCTCTGATGGTTCCCGGTGCAGAGAGCGATCGGGCTTCAGGGGTGTTCCTTGCTAGATATACAATTGAGCCATCTTCAGCCATCTCCCGATTGAAAACCGATTCTCTGTTTTATCGCTTATTCTCCACGGCTCCTCATTTGCTGTTTGAATTGCTGGGAGATTCTCCGGCGGTTCCCTATCAGTTCCAATCCGTGGAAGTTAAGCAAACCGCCTTCCGCCTGGATGGGATTTTTTTGCCCCCGGCTGCTGATCCAGATTTGCCAATCTATTTTGTAGAAGTCCAGTTTCAGCTTGATCCAGATCTTTATCGGCGTTTGTTTGCGGAAATTTTTCTATTTCTGGCTCAAAATCCCAGGATTCGTCATTGGAAAGCAGTGGTAATTTTGGCACGGCGATCCATTGAACCGAAGCAGAAGCTGGCCTATGTCTCACTATTAGAGAGCGATCAAGTGGAGCGCATCTACTTAAATCAACTCCCCCCAGACTCGGGATTACCCGGCATTAATTTAGTGAGGTTAGTGGTGGCGTCTCGCAGGCAGGCGGCGAAGCAAGCCCGTAAACTCCTGACGCAGGTTGAGCAAGGTGAGCCGTGGCTGCCGCAGGGAGTACTATTGGAGTTAATTGAGACGATAATGGTCTACAAGTTTTCTGAGTCTAGCCGGGAGGAAATCGCCAAGATGCTGGGGTTAGCAGAATCCATTACCCAAACCAGGGTTTATCAGGAAGGTAAGTTAGAAGGAAGAGCTGAAGGCAAGCTAGAAGGCAAGCTAGAAGGAAGAGCTGAGGGCAAGCTAGAAGGCAAGCTAGAAGGAAGAGCTGAGGGCAAGCTAGAAGGCAAGCTAGAAGGAAGAGCTGAGGGCAAGCTAGAAGGGGAGCGATCGCTGATTGTTCGTCTACTCACTCGCCGCATGGGCACCCTATCCCCTGGGGTACTGACTCAACTCCAAGGGTTATCCCTAGAGCAAGTGGAGGCGTTAGGCGAGGCTTTGTTAGATTTTGCCACCCCCGCCGATCTAGATAACTGGTTGAAATCTCTTTAAGGGCTGGGGAAAACGGCTCTGGGAGCGATCGCGTTATTTTCTCGGAGCATCGAGCTTTTTTCCCCAAGGGGGAAGCTATTTTGTAAAACGTTTTACAATTTTTCTCGGCGATCCGAGTTCCTTACTCGACTGCTTGGGTTATGAGGTCAAATGTTCCAGCCTTGATGCTTGGGGCTTGGGATTTGACCTGCGTTTTTTGCGATCGCCGGATGAATTGAGGATGAATTTAAACTGATGTCAGTTCAGGGACGGGACGCTTACTGTGGCGAATTTCAGTAATGGCGGTGGCGTAATCCTTGGCTTTGAACACCGCTGAACCCGCAACAATGGCATTGGCTCCTGCTTCTAGCACCTGCCAGGTGTTATTGCCCTTCAAGCCCCCATCGACTTCAATCCAGGGATCCAACCCCCGCTCTTGGCACATCAGCCGCAGCTTTTGGATCTTGGGCACGACACCAGGAATGAAACTCTGGCCGCCGAAACCAGGGTTGACACTCATAATCAGCACGAGATCACAGAGATCTAGGACGTACTCAATTAATTCCAGCGGTGTGGAAGGATTGAGCACCACTCCTGCCTTTTTTCCCTAATTCCCGAATTTGACCGAGGGTACGGTGTAAGTGCGGGGACGCATTATGCTCTGCATGCACCGAGATCAGGTCGGCACCAGCCTTCGCAAAGTCCTCGACGTACTTTTCCGGTTCTACAATCATCAAATGGACATCGAGGGGCTTGGCGGTCACCGGACGAATGGCTTCGACAATCAGCGGGCCAATGGTGATATTCGGAACGAAGCGACCATCCATCACATCGACGTGAATCCAGTCAGCACCTGCCGCATCCACTGCCCGAATCTCGTCTCCCAGACGACTAAAATCTGCTGATAGGATGGATGGAGCAATAACAATCGGCTTTGGGGACTGTGCTTGAGGCATGGTAAGCATTCTCTCCTATAGTCGGCTTTTGGTTGTCAACGTAACAAAATTCTGGTGGGTACTTTGACCCTAAGGGCACAATATTTTTAGATTTACTTAAGATTGTATCGGAGAAGATCCCGTGGCAGGCTCACAGATCCTAAAAAAACTGGCCGGGTTGGGGGGCTTGATGGGGCTGGCTGGACTCCCCGCCCTGGCACTGACCGTCACGGATGCCATTTCCCCAAACGGCATTGATGCCCTGCGGCTCCACCAGGCTCCCTATAACCTGCTAGGGCGTAAGATTGCCATTGGTCAAGTGGAGGTGGGGCGACCCGGACAGTTTGGGGTCGATAAGGCGGTTTCACGCTACCGAGCGATCGCCATCACCCAGGTATTTTTTCGCAATCATCCTGCCAAAACGAATACCAACGTTGATTCCCACGCCCAGAGTGTAGCTGGGATCATGATTAGTAAGGACAAGGCGCTACCGGGAATTGCCCCCGCTGCCCGTTTGTATGCTTCCGCAGCGGGAACCACACGGCGAGACGGGCAACCGGAGGACTGTCTTTCGGCCCAGAAAATCGCCGCGCAAAATGGGGGGGATGTGCGAGCCATTAACTTTAGCTTTGGCGAGTCCTTGCAGCATGACCCCCGCCCGATCTCCGTGCTGGATGGTAATGCCTTACTGACTCAATGTGTGGATTGGTCCGCTCGAGTCCATGATGTCCTCTATGTTGTGGCTGGCAATCAGGGGAAAGGTGGTATTCCCATTCCCACCGATAACTTTAATGGCATGAATGTCGCCTACACGATGCGGCTTCAGGGCATTTATACCAAGGTTGATTTTGCCAATATTAGTGATCCGGCCGCAGGATTCGTCCGCCGAATTGTGGGACAAGAAACCAATCTGGGTCGCCGGGGATCGGTAAGTCTGGTGGCTCCAGGGAGTCAGGTCTCTCTTTTGGCCTTTGATGGTCGGATCATCCGGGGCAGTGGCACTAGCTTTGCTGCCCCCATGGTGACCGCAACGGTGGCGCTCCTCCAGGAATGGGGCGATCGCCAGCTGCGCCAGCACCACCCTCACTCGGGGGATGGACGCCCGACGTCATGAGGTGATGAAGGCTGTGTTAATGAATGGCGCTGAAAAGCTCAAAGATGCAGGCAATGGTCTTACCTTGGGCATGAGTCGCACCATCCTCACCAAGGACAATCGCTCTTGGCTTCAGTCCCCAGCCTTCCAGGATCGCACCATTCCCCTCGACAATCAGATGGGGACGGGGCAACTGAACGCCTTTCGGGCTTATCAGCAGTTCAGTCCGGGGCAGTGGGGACCAATGGCTCCGGTTCCGGCGATCGCCTGGGATTACCGCACCGTTGCCCTAGAATCAGGGGGAACCGCTTACCAGGATTATGTGCTGGAGCGACCTCTAGCCCAGGGGAGTTATCTGTCAGCTACCCTGGCCTGGGATCGGCTTGTGGAGTTGCAGGATCAAAACCATGACGGGGAATATAACCAGGGAGAAAGTTTCCGCGATCGCGGCCTCAATAACCTCGATCTCTATCTGATGCAGGCGACTGAGAACGACTCCTCCAAAAACCTCTGGTCTTCCGAAAGCTCGGTCGATAGTGTGGAGCATCTTTTCTATCAGATTCCCCAGACAGGACGCTATAAAATTCGGGTGCAGTTTCGCCAGCCAGCTGCCGCTGAGGTTCAGGCCGTGCAGTCCTATGCCTTAGCCTGGTGGGCGGTGCCTGCCCGCTAGTCCTTACTAGCCATGCTTGAGTTCTGAATCAAATATCTTTAACGTTGCAAGATCTCCTGAGCTGCTCGAATCCCACTCTCGATCGCCCCATGCACCGTGGCAGGATTACTCGCCGTCACCGTGGCTTCTCCGGCAAAAAACAGGACGGACTGGATGGGTGTGGCTAAAATTTGTCGGGCTCCGTAGGCCCCCGTGGGGACATAACTATAACCCCCCCCGCGTCCAAGGGTCATCAATCCAGGAAATCCGTCGCCCCTTGACCAGATCTTGACGCGGGCGATCGCTGCCAAACAGCCGACAGAGATCTGCCACAGCCAGCTGCAAAGCTTCGGCTTCTGAGACTGCATTTAAGGCTAGGGCGCGAGCTCCCCCCACAAACGCCGTTAAGACCGGGTGGGCATCGGGGCGCTGGTAACTGGGAGACCACCACACTGGCACCGTCCCCAACCCCATATACAGACTCACCTCCGGCTCCCAGAAACATTCTCGAAATGCCAGTTGTAATTTCACCGCTGGCCCCATTCGCAGGGCTTGAATCGCCTGTTGTTTTGCGGTTGGTAAGGCTGGGGTAAAGTCAATAGTCTGTTGTTGCAGCAGAGCCAGGGGAACCGTAATCACCACTTGATCGGCAGTGTAAAGCACGGGCTGACCCTGGGCGATCGCCCGAATTTCTAGGGGGGTGACATCCCAGCGTACCGATTGCACAGCGGTCTGCTGATGAATGGTTAATCCCTGGGCGAGGTGATGCAGAACGTGGTCATAGCCGTCCCGGAGGCGAAAATTCCCTGTGCCGGCATGGTGAACCCGCATTTCGTGAGCCCAGTCGGCAACCCCCAAGTGCTCCGGAGCCGCCAGATAGAGGTTCGCCAAAAGGTGTGCCCCGATCCGTTGGGCTTGGGGGGTGAGTCCCAATTGGGACAACCAGGTTTGCAGGGAGCGATCGGCAGCCAGGGGATCAATCGTTGCCAGTTCCTGATCTTCAAGACCGAAGACGCGGGGTAGATCGGGCCAGGTGATCACATCTTCATAGCGATAGAGGGTGCCGTCCTGCTCATAGGCGTAGCTGCTGAACTTGGGCACTGGAATCGTCTCGGCCCCCAGTTCCCTCACCCATTGCCAGGTCAGGGCGCGATCGCCGTGGATGAATTCAGCACCATTCTCGATCGGAAAATTACTGAAGCTGCGATCGGTCCACACCCGCCCCCCTAGGCGATTCCGGGCTTCTAGAAGGGTGACAGCCTGCCCCGCTGCCTCAAGGGTGGAACCCGCTGCCAGTCCCGCTGCCCCCGCCCCAATAATCAGCGTTTGTCCCATCTCGATCAACCGCCCTAATGACAGGATGACTGCTGAGAAGCCGGAACATCCAGGGCTGGATTGGCCGCAAAGAAACCCACGGGCTTGAGCATGAACCCAATATAGGCAACAGGCATCACCGGCCAATCTTCAGGACGGGGAATGTGATGGTGCCCGAAGTTGTACCACACGACTAAATCAGTATTGTCAAGGCTGCGATCAGCCTCAGTCCAAGCCGGGAGTCCGGCACCGCCGGGATGTTGATTCGGGTAATCCCCCGCTGGATAGTTTTCCTGGGGATGGTAGGGGGTGACCCACAAATGCCGGGTCATAAATCCAGCCCGTTTGAGAATCCAAGCCTGGGGATCGGCAAAGGGGAGAATATTCTCACCGGGTTGTAATTTGTAACTCACAGGTTTTCCCAAACGATTCAGCACCGTAGGATTGACTATTTTCCAGTACCGTCCCGCCAGGGGATCAATGCACCGTTGGGCTTGGGACTCCGTTGCCAGCAGCGTCTCCTTGGCAATAAATGCATTGCCATAGGGGTTGTCTGGCCCCAGGGGCACAGCCTCGGTATTCACCTCGACGACGGAATTGTTTTCACCATCAATGGTCATATCCAGCCGCATACAGAAAAAATGCTGGTGAAAGAGGGCGTTTAACTCCGGAGCCACCAAAGTTCCGTACTGGGGGGTATCGTCAAGGGCAGCACAGAGGAGAATTCCCGTTAGTTTCACCTCATATTGGATCGTGCCATCCTGATAGAAGTACCAAAAAAAGCCGTACTCATAGTTGTCAATACTGGTAATAAACGACAATACCAAGCGCCGCGATCGCCGCACTTCTGTCCGATCAATTCGCCAGTCCTGATGTTTCCAGAGAATGCCATAGTCCTCCTCATGGAGACAGATGGCATTCTCAATCACCACGGGTTCTCCGCGACTGGTGTGCACCACCGCATCAAAATAGTGAATCTCCCCCAGGCAGTCACAACCCAGTTTGAGGGAATTGGTCAAAGAACCAAGGCCAATTTCACCAACATCAAAGGCATTTTTACGAAAGTGTTGTGGCCGAGGATCGCCGTAGGGCACTACCATCTCCGCCATGGAAGCTCGATATAAAATCGGGCGTAACTGCCCCTGATCTTCATAGCCCAGGGTATACAGAACTAACCCTTCTCGGGGATTGAAGCCCAAGCGAAATTGCCACTTCTGCCAGCAAACCTGATGCCCTACCACCGTAAAGCTAGGCCCCTCTGGCTGCACAATCTGGAGAGACTTGAGATCCTCCCGATAGGTGGGCACAAATTCCGGTGCGTAGTTACCCGCCGTGGGGGGCACGGGCACCTTTCCCCGATCTTCAATCTGTACCACCTGCATTTGATTTAAATCTACAATCGCAACTAAGCCATCGATCGGGTGGGCATAGGCATTATCCGTGGGACTGGTTCTCAACCAACACAGCGATCTCGCCAGTCGCACCCCTGCTTCCTCCGCAAACCCAAAATTCCCTGGTAACCACGGGTCTACCATCACCAGATCGAGATTGGCAATGCCGCGTTTGTGTAGAGCAGCCTGGAACTCCGGGTTGGCCTTAATCACCGCTTCGCACTCAACGACCTCATCCGGCATGATCCGAGGCTGTACCCCCGGAATCAACGTCCACGATAGGAGCCGCTGCTGCGTCAATGAGGCGATCGCCTCGTAGGTAGCTCCCATCTGGTTATCCAAAACCACCACAAAGGCTTGCCGCTCCATCGGATCACCCAGTTGGAAGTCCCGAACCACTGATTTGGGAGGTTCGTGTAAGGTGACGATGGGAAACCGCACCTGCGACCCCAAACCTGGTTGCTGCCGGATCAACGCCACAGCGGCGACAATTTCTGCTGCCGTTAAAGGATCTAGAGGGTGCAGGATCGGGGCATCCGGAGTTGATGCAGCAGCACAATTGATGGTCATAAGGAGTTGCCAGTAAGCTGCTCTCCAGGGAAGGGATCGGGGGAGAGCCGAAGCCTAGTCTATCAGGGACATCCTGCCAGCGGCATTGCCAATTGAATCCACTAGAATTGAGAGTACTGTCTGAAGACTGGGTATTCCCGTTTCAACCTAGCGCTGGCAGCTTCACCATTGACCCTCAATTTTATGACTCTCTCCCCTGAGCAGGACACCCCCGTTCCTAGCACTACCCCGATCTCAATTCGGGAAATGACCATTGACGATATTGCACCGGTCTATCACCTGGGAGAGAGCCTGTTCACCAGCGACCTATACCCCTATCTCTACCGAACCTGGGATGAATGGGAAGTCATTGGTTTGTATAACACTGACCCAGAGTACTGTCTGGTGGCAGAAGCCGATGGTCATCAAATTGCGGGGTTTATTCTGGGCACTGTGATTAGCAAAGCCCCCTGGGTCTATGGCTACATCATTTGGCTCGGGGTCGCAACCAATTTCCAGCGGCGGGGGGTGGCGGATAAGCTCGTGGATAAAATTGTGGAGCGGATGATTGAAGAAGGAGCACGGTTTTTGTTGGTGGACACCGATCCGGCCAATATTCCCGCAGTCAAGTTCTTTGCCCGGAAAGGGTTTGGCAATCCCCGCAAGCATATTTTTCTCTCGATGAACCTCGGTAAACATGAGTACTATGGGAGGCTGATTGCCTATGAACGGGACAAGGCGGAACGAGTTCGGAGCCGTGCCCGCCATCGCCCCTAGATTCAGACCTATAAATTCAGGGTAGTAAGTCCCACCACAACCTGACTCCGGGAAGGCTTGCCATGGGGGACGCGAGTATGTCACAGTCATACCCATGACAAGGGGAAAACGCACACACGCAGCAGCACTGGAAGTCAGACTGCTTCGCGAAGGAATTGTAGAGTCAACCCACCAGGTTCAGGCAGTTGTCTGTGACGACCGAGGGCGGGTCTTATCTGTTGCAGGCAACGCTGAGACAGCGGTGTTTGCCCGATCTACCCTCAAACCATTCCAAGCCCTTGCGGTCACCACCACGGGCACCTTAGAGCGCTTTGGTCTCACCGATCGCGACCTGGCAATTATTTGTAGTTCCCATCAGGGCACCTTGGAGCAGGTGCGCCAGGTGTTTAATGTTTTATGGCGCTGTGACATTGATCCTGCGGCGCTCCAATGCCCCATACCTGAGGGGAAACAGAGTTCCCTGCAATATAACTGTTCGGGGAAACATGCTGGGATGCTGGCGGTGTGTCAGCAATGTAATTGGCCCCTGGATACGTATCTACAACGGCATCACCCGGTACAACGTCTTATTCTTACCAAGGTTGCTGAAGTCCTGCGGATGCCCGGTGAAGAATTTATCGGTGCCCACGATGACTGTGGTGCTCCTACCTATTTGTTGCAACTGGGCCAGGTGGGTACCCTCTATGCCCACTTGGCCTCTGGTAGTAACTTGGATATGGAACGTATCCTCCGAGCCATGACCCATCACCCCCTCATGGTCGCTGGGGAACAAGAGTTTGATACCGCACTGATGCGGTTAACCCAGGGAGAATTGGTGAGTAAGGCCGGAGCCGAAGGGATGCAGTGCATTGGTCGCATGGGGGAGGGCATGGGTCTGGCGATTAAGGTCATGGATG
This region of Neosynechococcus sphagnicola sy1 genomic DNA includes:
- a CDS encoding primary-amine oxidase, producing the protein MTINCAAASTPDAPILHPLDPLTAAEIVAAVALIRQQPGLGSQVRFPIVTLHEPPKSVVRDFQLGDPMERQAFVVVLDNQMGATYEAIASLTQQRLLSWTLIPGVQPRIMPDEVVECEAVIKANPEFQAALHKRGIANLDLVMVDPWLPGNFGFAEEAGVRLARSLCWLRTSPTDNAYAHPIDGLVAIVDLNQMQVVQIEDRGKVPVPPTAGNYAPEFVPTYREDLKSLQIVQPEGPSFTVVGHQVCWQKWQFRLGFNPREGLVLYTLGYEDQGQLRPILYRASMAEMVVPYGDPRPQHFRKNAFDVGEIGLGSLTNSLKLGCDCLGEIHYFDAVVHTSRGEPVVIENAICLHEEDYGILWKHQDWRIDRTEVRRSRRLVLSFITSIDNYEYGFFWYFYQDGTIQYEVKLTGILLCAALDDTPQYGTLVAPELNALFHQHFFCMRLDMTIDGENNSVVEVNTEAVPLGPDNPYGNAFIAKETLLATESQAQRCIDPLAGRYWKIVNPTVLNRLGKPVSYKLQPGENILPFADPQAWILKRAGFMTRHLWVTPYHPQENYPAGDYPNQHPGGAGLPAWTEADRSLDNTDLVVWYNFGHHHIPRPEDWPVMPVAYIGFMLKPVGFFAANPALDVPASQQSSCH
- a CDS encoding asparaginase → MTRGKRTHAAALEVRLLREGIVESTHQVQAVVCDDRGRVLSVAGNAETAVFARSTLKPFQALAVTTTGTLERFGLTDRDLAIICSSHQGTLEQVRQVFNVLWRCDIDPAALQCPIPEGKQSSLQYNCSGKHAGMLAVCQQCNWPLDTYLQRHHPVQRLILTKVAEVLRMPGEEFIGAHDDCGAPTYLLQLGQVGTLYAHLASGSNLDMERILRAMTHHPLMVAGEQEFDTALMRLTQGELVSKAGAEGMQCIGRMGEGMGLAIKVMDGSKRAKYAAAIHLLKQMGWISPAIAETLSESYATLSEFKRLDVSGELSIF
- a CDS encoding GNAT family N-acetyltransferase; this translates as MTLSPEQDTPVPSTTPISIREMTIDDIAPVYHLGESLFTSDLYPYLYRTWDEWEVIGLYNTDPEYCLVAEADGHQIAGFILGTVISKAPWVYGYIIWLGVATNFQRRGVADKLVDKIVERMIEEGARFLLVDTDPANIPAVKFFARKGFGNPRKHIFLSMNLGKHEYYGRLIAYERDKAERVRSRARHRP